From the genome of Virgibacillus proomii, one region includes:
- the metE gene encoding 5-methyltetrahydropteroyltriglutamate--homocysteine S-methyltransferase: MSKIKSSNIGYPRIGENREWKRALENFWSGVISETELIEKTTEIRLRNLKKQQEKGIDLIPVNDFSLYDHVLDTAIMFGIVPKRFNYTGGKVDRHTYFAIARGTDGAVASEMTKWFNTNYHYIVPELNGVKPSLVENRALTFYQEAKEKLGIDGKPVLLGPVTFVKLAKGYDPQEFSTIVEKFIPQYVQILQELVEAGASWIQIDEPILVTQSSKEEIAVVEKVYQAFAEHVPHAQIILQTYFEKITAYEKIVNLPVKAIGMDFVHGDSLELLKTYGFPKDKVLAAGIIDGRNVWRANLAEKHTILGVIRQLVHHDQLIIQPSCSLLHVPVTKTLEQKLDQVILEGLSFADEKLDEAVTLTKGLNDGIVSVQAEFDQANEAIKQLIKTYQSNNEVRKKVANLTSDDTHRTVSFAERIEKQKQRLQLPLLPTTTIGSLPQTPEVRKTRTKWRKGEITDQAYEQFVKEQIKCWIKIQEKLDIDVLVHGEFERNDMVEYFGEKLNGFTMTEFGWVQSYGSRCVKPPLIFGDVSWDKPITVKESVYAQSLTKRPVKGMLTGPVTILNWSFVHDTTPRYEIMKQIALALQKEVEALEENGINIIQVDEPALREGLPLNRTKWDEYLTESSLAFRLATATAKADTQIHTHMCYSNFEDIFDCIDDLDADVISIETSRSHGEMVSTFEDNTYQKEIGLGVYDIHSPRIPSVDEIKQNINRALQTIAPNQFWINPDCGLKTRREDETIAALKVMVQAAKEVRNKQLASQK, encoded by the coding sequence ATGTCAAAAATAAAGAGTTCGAATATTGGTTATCCGAGAATTGGAGAAAATCGCGAGTGGAAAAGAGCATTAGAAAATTTTTGGAGTGGAGTCATTTCTGAGACGGAATTAATTGAAAAAACAACAGAAATCCGTTTACGCAATTTGAAAAAACAACAGGAAAAAGGAATCGATTTAATCCCGGTAAATGACTTTTCCTTATATGACCATGTTTTAGATACGGCCATTATGTTTGGAATCGTACCGAAACGTTTTAACTATACTGGTGGAAAAGTAGATAGGCACACGTACTTCGCTATTGCGCGTGGAACAGATGGGGCCGTCGCTTCAGAAATGACAAAATGGTTTAACACAAACTATCATTATATCGTTCCGGAATTAAATGGCGTTAAGCCTTCATTAGTAGAGAACCGTGCTTTAACCTTTTATCAAGAAGCTAAAGAAAAACTAGGTATTGATGGAAAGCCTGTCCTTTTAGGACCTGTAACATTTGTAAAACTGGCAAAGGGTTATGACCCGCAGGAGTTTTCAACAATTGTGGAGAAATTTATACCACAATATGTACAGATCTTACAGGAACTTGTCGAAGCGGGGGCATCTTGGATTCAAATAGATGAGCCAATCTTAGTAACGCAATCATCGAAAGAAGAAATCGCAGTAGTTGAAAAAGTGTATCAGGCTTTTGCTGAACACGTACCTCATGCGCAAATTATTTTACAAACGTATTTTGAAAAAATAACTGCTTATGAAAAAATAGTGAATCTTCCAGTAAAAGCGATTGGCATGGATTTTGTTCACGGAGATTCTTTAGAACTATTAAAAACATATGGATTTCCCAAAGATAAGGTGTTAGCAGCCGGGATTATTGATGGACGTAATGTTTGGCGAGCTAATTTAGCAGAAAAGCATACGATTTTGGGAGTGATTAGACAGCTAGTTCATCACGACCAGCTTATTATTCAACCATCTTGTTCGCTCTTGCATGTTCCGGTAACAAAAACATTAGAACAAAAGCTGGATCAGGTCATTTTAGAAGGACTTTCGTTTGCTGATGAGAAGTTGGATGAAGCAGTTACATTAACGAAAGGGTTGAATGATGGTATAGTCTCCGTTCAAGCAGAATTCGATCAAGCGAATGAAGCAATTAAACAATTAATAAAGACGTATCAATCCAATAATGAGGTAAGAAAAAAAGTAGCCAATTTAACAAGTGATGATACACACCGAACCGTATCATTTGCAGAACGGATTGAAAAGCAAAAGCAACGTTTACAATTGCCGTTACTGCCGACAACGACAATTGGCAGTTTGCCGCAAACGCCTGAAGTGAGAAAAACACGTACCAAATGGAGAAAAGGCGAGATTACGGATCAAGCGTATGAACAGTTTGTGAAGGAGCAAATTAAATGCTGGATCAAAATTCAGGAAAAACTCGATATCGACGTTCTCGTTCATGGTGAATTTGAGCGAAATGACATGGTTGAATACTTTGGGGAAAAATTGAATGGTTTTACTATGACAGAGTTTGGCTGGGTGCAGTCGTATGGCTCACGTTGTGTCAAACCGCCATTGATTTTTGGAGATGTGTCTTGGGATAAACCGATAACAGTAAAGGAGAGCGTTTATGCACAGTCATTAACAAAACGTCCGGTGAAGGGAATGTTAACGGGGCCGGTAACCATTTTAAACTGGTCTTTTGTTCATGATACAACACCACGCTATGAAATTATGAAACAAATTGCTCTAGCATTGCAAAAGGAAGTGGAGGCTTTAGAAGAAAATGGAATTAACATTATTCAGGTAGATGAACCAGCTTTACGTGAAGGGTTGCCGCTTAATCGAACAAAGTGGGATGAATATTTAACAGAATCGTCACTTGCCTTTCGCCTCGCAACGGCAACCGCTAAAGCCGATACACAAATTCATACACATATGTGCTATTCCAATTTTGAAGATATTTTTGATTGTATCGATGATCTTGATGCAGATGTAATTTCAATTGAAACGTCACGGAGTCATGGTGAAATGGTCTCTACCTTTGAAGATAATACGTATCAAAAAGAAATTGGCTTAGGTGTTTATGATATTCATAGTCCACGTATTCCATCTGTTGATGAAATTAAACAAAATATTAATCGTGCATTACAAACGATCGCACCTAACCAATTTTGGATTAACCCAGATTGTGGTTTAAAAACACGAAGAGAAGACGAAACCATTGCCGCATTAAAAGTTATGGTGCAAGCTGCAAAAGAAGTGCGAAATAAACAGTTGGCCTCTCAAAAGTAA
- a CDS encoding helix-turn-helix domain-containing protein: MKIGKRIVTLREARNWTQRELAKRMNINVSVMNRIESGDRPIKDHELDKLATVLNVTTDYLLGRSDNPKLTEEEAFTAFRNDPSLERWYKELPKSKEEDLRRLKRIWEAFKEEEK, translated from the coding sequence TTGAAAATTGGAAAACGAATTGTTACATTAAGAGAAGCTAGGAACTGGACGCAACGTGAGCTCGCTAAACGCATGAACATAAATGTCAGTGTGATGAATCGAATTGAATCCGGAGATAGACCAATAAAAGATCATGAATTAGACAAACTAGCAACCGTACTAAATGTTACCACCGACTATTTACTAGGCAGATCCGATAATCCTAAGCTCACAGAAGAAGAAGCATTTACAGCATTTCGTAATGATCCTTCACTAGAAAGATGGTACAAAGAATTACCAAAGAGTAAAGAAGAAGATCTACGAAGATTAAAAAGAATATGGGAAGCTTTTAAAGAAGAAGAGAAATAA
- a CDS encoding ImmA/IrrE family metallo-endopeptidase — translation MFHYTRTEDYVKQLLLKLNMNQPSDLTIDKISNALQIPVYYWEFSSETVYRNGKCLIFLQATNSEQVQWQEFSHEIAHFLWHTGRQEFLPSTFIELQEWQANYFSYHLCIPTFMLQRIKTKITPKYVMNLFNVEYEFACKRLEMYRNKWLASI, via the coding sequence ATGTTTCATTACACACGTACAGAGGACTATGTCAAACAATTACTATTAAAATTAAATATGAATCAGCCTTCTGATTTAACTATTGATAAAATCTCCAATGCATTACAGATTCCCGTTTATTATTGGGAATTTAGCAGTGAAACGGTTTATCGAAACGGGAAATGCCTTATTTTCTTACAAGCGACAAACAGTGAACAAGTACAATGGCAAGAATTCAGCCATGAAATTGCTCATTTTCTGTGGCATACTGGAAGGCAAGAATTCTTACCATCCACGTTTATTGAATTACAAGAATGGCAAGCTAATTATTTCAGCTACCACCTATGTATACCAACTTTTATGTTACAACGGATCAAAACGAAAATAACCCCAAAGTATGTGATGAATTTATTTAATGTTGAATACGAGTTTGCCTGTAAGCGTTTAGAAATGTATCGCAACAAATGGCTCGCTTCTATCTGA